The Chrysemys picta bellii isolate R12L10 chromosome 5, ASM1138683v2, whole genome shotgun sequence genome includes a window with the following:
- the PYURF gene encoding protein preY, mitochondrial, with amino-acid sequence MRGRYVSRTLASVLLCRQPQPVGAGAAANRPFPGAAPRHSSDGQEGQEQPKAWDPALLEFLVCPLSKKPLRYEASTNELINKELGIAYPIIDGIPNMIPQAARMIDRKAQDEEPKQT; translated from the exons ATGCGAGGACGGTATGTGAGCAGGACCCTCGCCTCAGTGCTGCTGTGCAGGCAGCCCCAGCCTGTGGGAGCAGGCGCTGCTGCTAACAGACCCTTCCCGGGTGCAGCCCCGAGACACTCCTCGGACGGGCAGGAGGGCCAGGAGCAGCCCAAGGCGTGGGACCCGGCTCTGCTCGAGTTCCTGGTCTGCCCGCTATCCAAGAAACCACTGAG GTATGAAGCATCCACCAATGAACTAATTAACAAAGAGCTGGGCATCGCATATCCAATCATTGATGGCATTCCTAATATGATCCCTCAGGCCGCAAGGATGATTGACAGAAAGGCCCAGGATGAAGAACCGAAGCAAACCTAG
- the PIGY gene encoding phosphatidylinositol N-acetylglucosaminyltransferase subunit Y yields MFLSLPTLTVLVPLLSLAGLFYSASVDEKFPEGCTSTTSLCFYSLLLPITIPVYVFFHLWTWMGIKLFRHN; encoded by the coding sequence ATGTTCCTGTCACTGCCTACGCTAACTGTACTTGTTCCACTGTTGTCCTTAGCTGGTCTGTTTTATTCAGCCAGTGTGGATGAAAAGTTCCCAGAGGGCTGCACCAGCACAACCAGCTTGTGTTTCTATAGTCTGCTTCTTCCCATTACCATACCAGTTTACGTGTTCTTTCATCTTTGGACCTGGATGGGTATTAAACTTTTTAGACACAACTAA